The sequence GTGGAAGAATCATAAACTCCATCTTGCAAGTTTTCTTGAGTAATATATGTGGTTTtacagcatgtgtaactagcagttacacatccatatagcttgtgtaactactagttacacatccatataactacTGAAATACAAGCTCAGCAAGACCagtgacaaagaaaaaaaaactaagcatTACAACACTATGAAAATAACCCATGTAATCTAGAGACTCTAAAAGCTACTACTTATCCAACCAACATAAGCTCAAACATGAAATTTTATGCTACTACATCTATTACAACACTATGAAAACACACCAACTAGAATACCACTTGTGTTTCAAGAANNNNNNNNNNNNNNNNNNNNNNNNNNNNNNNNNNNNNNNNNNNNNNNNNNNNNNNNNNNNNNNNNNNNNNNNNNNNNNNNNNNNNNNNNNNNNNNNNNNNNNNNNNNNNNNNNNNNNNNNNNNNNNNNNNNNNNNNNNNNNNNNNNNNNNNNNNNNNNNNNNNNNNNNNNNNNNNNNNNNNNNNNNNNNNNNNNNNNNNNNNNNNNNNNNNNNNNNNNNNNNNNNNNNNNNNNNNNNNNNNNNNNNNNNNNNNNNNNNNNNNNNNNNNNNNNNNNNNNNNNNNNNNNNNNNNNNNNNNNNNNNNNNNNNNNNNNNNNNNNNNNNNNNNNNNNNNNNNNNNNNNNNNNNNNNNNNNNNNNNNNNNNNNNNNNNNNNNNNNNNNNNNNNNNNNNNNNNNNNNNNNNNNNNNNNNNNNNNNNNNNNNNNNNNNNNNNNNNNNNNNNNNNNNNNNNNNNNNNNNNNNNNNNNNNNNNNNNNNNNNNNNNNNNNNNNNNNNNNNNNNNNNNNNNNNNNNNNNNNNNNNNNNNNNNNNNNNNNNNNNNNNNNNNNNNNNNNNNNNNNNNNNNNNNNNNNNNNNNNNNNNNNNNNNNNNNNNNNNNNNNNNNNNNNNNNNNNNNNNNNNNNNNNNNNNNNNNNNNNNNNNNNNNNNNNNNNNNNNNNNNNNNNNNNNNNNNNNNNNNNNNNNNNNNNNNNNNNNNNNNNNNNNNNNNNNNNNNNNNNNNNNNNNNNNNNNNNNNNNNNNNNNNNNNNNNNNNNNNNNTTAGTGATTTTCTCTCAAAAGTATGATTAAGGTGAGATTATAACAGGATTACTCTggaaatcaaactttcaagaacaTATACAGGTAGATATTTGCTTGAATCGCTTCGAAAATCGAAGTATAAAATTCGTAACAACAAATAAACTTATCTGCATGTCGATTTGATTCTGTAGATGAATCTTCAGGTGCAGttgatcttcttcatcttccatatgatCTCTCTATATCAGATGTGGTTGACCTTCGTAACAACTGAGACTACAGAGGAATcgatggagaagatgaaaaaacggtgaaaaaaacctaaaactactTCATCTTTGTTGCAGTAGAAGAtctaaaagaagaagatgaaaatgaatctCATAAGAACCCTAGAATATTTTTTTCTCTGCAAACGAGAGAGATAAAatgagagagaaagaaatttggaaaatgaaaatatctATCGACATTCCTCTTGTATTTATTGCAAAgggtagttttgtcaataaaaaaaatacattaaataaaattatgggccagatctgaagagaaTTTGATATTTCGGGCCTAacaatatcattttcctaaagtatggagttaatagtggaggatccattttgtggggcttctaaatattgaacccatatagtagggtggttctagtatttttcacaaaaGTATATCCTTTTGAAGACAATATATGTATGGTTCCGAATTAAATTCTTTATTAAGGTTATACTCCATAAGAATACAATCTTTATTGATAATATCTCTATAAATCCATATgttttagtttcctttttttattttctatttacaatCCCAATACAATGTTTGGTAGTTTTTACTACtaacatatttattgaaataaattagcAAGTAATTAAGGATGGGAATGTAAACTACCAtagtctccttaatatcttgacaaagtcaaaccaGATTGGAAAGTATTAAAATAGTACAAAAgtgtatttttgtccatttaataatTATAGACCAAACACAAAACTCTTTTTCCCGCTAGACCAAATAgtcttgggaccacctaaaaaaggaccaaacggtCATTTCTCCTTATAATAATGAACTCATAATAGTATCTATTTCATCCATCTGTCAATAATTAGATTACATCACTAGTGCGTAGGATTTACTCCATGCGTTTAGACTTTGGTTACATCACTAGTGCTTAGGATTTACTCCATGCGTTTAGACTTTGGAGTACAATTTACTAGTGTTCCTTATTATTTGATATTTCCTGCATCTGTTTGGAGAAACATTAACAATTTTCAAACTGAAAAATCGAGAAATCACTAGTGTTTAGGATTTCCTAAAAGATTCCTTGAGGTTtacatcattttttttaatgTAAATGTACGAAGGCAAATAGAAATACAACATGAACGTCATTTCTGTGTTTATGTAAGGAAAATTTCCAGGCTTTTCTCACTGAACTTTAAGCTGGTTAGATCTCGAATTGGGTACAGTAAGTAACAGCCAGATCTAGTTGTTTCGACTGTAATTTGGTCTGATTCGAATCCACCCAAGTCCAGCAGAACCTTTGTTCCCAACAGCTTGCAGTGGTTCAGTCAAACCCTTCATAGTGTTTCCAAGAGTCTCACCCTAAAAAAAAGCATATTACAAAATGGAAAAGTTTGAGAACAGAATCTTAAATGGAAAAGATTTGAGATCAAAATCTTTCAGAAGAGGAATGTCAGTATAATACGGAAGTAAACAATAGATACCGTACCTCCTTCCAGCCCATCTTTTCTAGAAGACGTCTGGCATAACTACCACTTCCAAAAGACATGTTTAAGGCCTCGGCTGCAGCTTCTTCTGTGCCAAATGAATCAGGTCGTGATAATATTTCTACGTCATCTTCAATCTCTACATTCTTTTGACCAGGACCCACTCCGAAACCACCGTGTAAAGCTCTTCTTTCCGCAGCTCTATCCCGATATAAATGGCCTTCAAGCTAAAAAATCAGAGCAGTTAATTCCACCTTCAACGTAAAGAACAAAACAATGATGGGGTAACTCCTTGAATGAGAGAGTGCTACCTTTTCTGATACTTTTGCTTGATCCAGCAATGCAGACGAGTGTTCAGAAATAGGGATCTCGTTTGCCGTTTCACGCACAATGCTTTCTTTCAAATTAGGAGAGCGAATATTTTGTCCATCAGCTTGTAACTTTGGAAATCCCCAATCCTTGGTTGGGTCAGAAGAATCAAAAGTTGATAACGAGGTCAGATATTTCATGCTAGGAGTTCTTAATTGATAAACTTGTCCTGACGGATAAAAGAACGTCGAGCAAGGTGGGTAAAACCTCAACATTCTCCAAAACATTTGTTAAAATGCATGGGACTCAATATCAGGTGGGTCATGGGTGTTAACTTTCATGCCAACTAAACATCAAGTTTAGTTAAATATTTATTAATTAAGACAGGATTAAAGGCGAACCTGATGAAACCCGTACAAGATCAAGATAAACTTCACGAACTGCAGCAGTTTTGATAAGAGAACCCCCAACAGGCATGGAAGGATGAAGCTTCGTAGATGGTTTCAACAGCTTCCCGACCAGTCTGGCCATGCGGTAGTTCTTTTTCCGaccatgttttttcttctttatgatctCTGTTACCATGGTCCAGTCCCACAAATCCACTGAACTGATTGATGGTTTAACCTCTTCTTCTGATTGTGTGACTTGGCCATACTGAGCTCGCCAGTTCTCTTCTTCCCATGCAGCACCTGTTATCAAAAAAGTACTGTAAGCCGTCACCAAGGTAACTTTGAGCCTTTGACTTCATAAGGAATGCGGCCCCCTCTTATCAAATCAGGATGGCAAAAGACAGAAACTTCAATGATAAAAGCAGGCAACAGCCACAACCAAATTGGAAATAAAACCTACGAACGAGATAATAAGAATCTTGGATAATCGCACGTATAAATAAATTTATGCTAGGTGAGTTGCAA comes from Papaver somniferum cultivar HN1 chromosome 7, ASM357369v1, whole genome shotgun sequence and encodes:
- the LOC113293601 gene encoding uncharacterized protein LOC113293601, with product MQDDQSSFEWDEKSQLYFHSSSGFYHDPNAGWYYSSKDGLYYKFENGNYVLWESEQGEGNESQQDRPMDSDALSKDETGSYLEDANNATAENPCNYLKNANNDDPENLRPPSEWLEETLVNLYLAGYAQSDTNAMDGREIATETYASESSIHQGDAIDDADEIEEGEIISDCEDHQDAAESSGRVFDEGAAWEEENWRAQYGQVTQSEEEVKPSISSVDLWDWTMVTEIIKKKKHGRKKNYRMARLVGKLLKPSTKLHPSMPVGGSLIKTAAVREVYLDLVRVSSGQVYQLRTPSMKYLTSLSTFDSSDPTKDWGFPKLQADGQNIRSPNLKESIVRETANEIPISEHSSALLDQAKVSEKLEGHLYRDRAAERRALHGGFGVGPGQKNVEIEDDVEILSRPDSFGTEEAAAEALNMSFGSGSYARRLLEKMGWKEGETLGNTMKGLTEPLQAVGNKGSAGLGWIRIRPNYSRNN